In the genome of Thunnus maccoyii chromosome 15, fThuMac1.1, whole genome shotgun sequence, one region contains:
- the LOC121913379 gene encoding type-4 ice-structuring protein LS-12-like yields MKFTLIATLVVLALAQGSFAQDMPDLEKLGQYFEEMKTKMTMELTEMIRTQDLTSQAQTFLEDKKTQLEPLTAQIQDQLRSVATTVEEQIKPLAASVQAQVQPMVQDFQRQMEAILLRLTEQAKAIGQ; encoded by the exons ATGAAGTTCACCCTCATCGCCACCCTTGTCGTGCTCGCTCTGGCACAAG GAAGCTTTGCCCAAGACATGCCCGATCTTGAGAAACTCGGTCAGTACTTCGAGGAGATGAAGACCAAAATGACCATGGAGCTGACTGAGATGATCCGCACCCAAGACCTGACCAGCCAGGCTCA GACCTTCCTGGAGGACAAGAAAACCCAGCTGGAGCCCCTGACCGCTCAGATCCAGGATCAGCTGAGGTCCGTCGCCACCACCGTCGAGGAGCAGATCAAGCCCCTGGCTGCCAGCGTGCAGGCCCAGGTCCAGCCCATGGTTCAGGACTTCCAGAGGCAGATGGAGGCCATCCTCCTGCGTCTGACCGAGCAGGCCAAGGCCATCGGCCAGTAA
- the lix1l gene encoding LIX1-like protein yields the protein MESNVIPDSIRPQRLQPGIGFGSGPTGTLRSSSLRPGVTVPIAPLLPSPASLAASSGPPPPPPPLQLHSLYGGIGAGLGQGASGHCNPGNPAVLKEAVEAVVRSFAKHTQGYGRVNVVEALQEFWQMKLTRGADLRNGALVVYEMVPSNSPPYVCYVSLPGGSCFGSFQFCPTKAEARRSAAKIALMNSVFNEHPSRRITDDFIEKSVSEALASFNGNREEADNPNTGIGAFRFMLESNKGKSMLEFQELMTVFQLLHWNGSLKAMRERQCSRQEVLAHYSHRALDDDMRTQMAADWVNREQSVAGAIGQELASTERELEEARLAGRELRFYKEKKDILMLAVGQLNAANTATLPSH from the exons ATGGAGTCTAACGTTATCCCGGACAGTATCCGCCCTCAGAGGCTACAGCCGGGGATTGGATTCGGTTCAGGACCGACCGGGACCCTCCGCTCCTCCTCTCTTCGACCCGGGGTGACTGTCCCCATCGCGCCGCTGCTGCCCTCCCCGGCCTCCCTGGCCGCCTCCTCCGGGCCTCCTCCGCCGCCGCCACCGCTGCAGCTCCACAGCCTGTACGGCGGCATCGGCGCCGGGCTGGGGCAGGGGGCCAGCGGCCACTGCAACCCGGGGAACCCGGCGGTGCTGAAGGAGGCGGTGGAGGCTGTGGTCCGCAGCTTCGCCAAGCACACGCAAGGTTATGGCAGAG TAAACGTGGTGGAAGCTTTACAGGAGTTTTGGCAGATGAAGCTGACCAGAGGGGCCGACTTGCGGAACGGGGCTCTCGTTGTTTATGAAATGGTCCCATCCAACAGCCCGCCGTATGTTTGCTATGTTAGTCTTCCGGGAGGCAGCTGTTTTGGAAGTTTCCAG TTCTGTCCCACCAAGGCGGAGGCGAGACGCAGCGCTGCCAAGATTGCTCTGATGAACTCTGTTTTCAATGAGCATCCCTCTCGTCGCATCACAGACGACTTCATTGAGAAGAGCGTCAGTGAGGCTCTGGCCTCCTTCAAT ggaaacagagaagaagCGGACAATCCGAACACAGGGATCGGGGCGTTTCGCTTCATGCTTGAGTCCAACAAAGGAAAATCAATGCTGGAGTTTCAG GAGCTGATGACTGTTTTCCAGCTCCTGCACTGGAACGGAAGCCTCAAAGCAATGAGAGAACGACAGTGTTCCCGACAG GAAGTGCTGGCTCACTATTCCCACCGGGCTCTGGATGATGACATGCGCACTCAGATGGCTGCCGACTGGGTGAACCGAGAACAGAGCGTCGCGGGCGCTATCGGCCAGGAGCTGGCCTCGACGGAGCGAGAACTGGAGGAGGCCAGACTGGCGGGCAGAGAACTGCGTTTTTacaaggagaagaaagacaTCCTGATGTTAGCTGTGGGCCAACTCAACGCAGCCAACACTGCCACTCTGCCCTCACACTAA
- the sf3b4 gene encoding splicing factor 3B subunit 4, with translation MAAGPISERNQDATVYVGGLDEKVSEPLLWELFLQAGPVVNTHMPKDRVTGQHQGYGFVEFLSEEDADYAIKIMNMIKLYGKPIRVNKASAHNKNLDVGANIFIGNLDPEIDEKLLYDTFSAFGVILQTPKIMRDPDTGNSKGYAFINFASFDASDAAIEAMNGQYLCNRPITVSYAFKKDSKGERHGSAAERLLAAQNPLSQADRPHQLFADAPPPPTAPPPVLTTLGAGMPMPGLPPPGAFPPVPPPGSMPPAMPPNMAMPPNAGTPGPQGGGGPPPGPPPFPPGNMHPGMPQMPMPPPAPPGMVPPPPAPPGSTQSRAPPPPGMPPPPPMGMPPRAPYGPPMGHPVPPGMRGPPPMPPPGYGAPRPPPFGFQRGPLMPPRPPGAPPRVPMRAPMPP, from the exons ATGGCAGCGGGACCAATTTCAGAAAGAAACCAAG atgCCACTGTGTATGTTGGCGGCTTAGATGAGAAGGTGTCAGAGCCGTTGCTATGGGAGCTTTTTTTGCAGGCTGGTCCTGTGGTCAACACACATATGCCCAAAGACAGGGTCACGGGCCAACATCAAG GATATGGGTTTGTGGAGTTCCTCAGTGAAGAGGATGCTGACTACGCCATCAAAATCATGAATATGATAAAGCTCTATGGCAAACCGATTCGAGTTAATAAGGCCTCAGCGCACAACAAAAACCTGGATGTGGGCGCCAACATCTTCATCGGTAACCTTGACCCGGAGATCGATGAGAAATTGCTCTACGACACATTCAGTGCCTTTGGCGTGATCCTCCAGACGCCAAAAATCATGCGAGACCCAGACACCGGCAACTCCAAGGGTTACGCTTTTATCAATTTTGCCAGCTTCGATGCATCAGATGCCGCCATCGAGGCCATGAACGGCCAGTACCTCTGCAACAGGCCCATCACAGTGTCCTACGCCTTCAAGAAGGATTCCAAAGGAGAACGTCACGGCTCGGCCGCAGAGCGACTCCTGGCCGCCCAAAACCCTCTTTCCCAGGCAGACAGGCCGCACCAGCTGTTCGCAGATGCTCCGCCACCACCGACCGCTCCGCCGCCAGTCCTGACCACACTGGGAGCTGGGATGCCCATGCCTG GCCTGCCACCTCCTGGCGCTTTCcctcctgttcctcctcctgGGTCGATGCCTCCAGCAATGCCCCCCAATATGGCCATGCCTCCAAATGCGGGGACACCAGGCCCACAGGGTGGTGGTGGACCTCCACCGGGACCACCGCCTTTCCCTCCTGGCAACATGCATCCAG GTATGCCTCAGATGCCCATGCCCCCTCCTGCTCCCCCTGGCATGGTGCCTCCACCTCCTGCGCCTCCAGGATCAACTCAATCACGGGCACCGCCGCCCCCCGGCATGCCCCCACCCCCGCCTATGGGTATGCCACCCAGAGCACCGTATGGACCGCCCATGG GTCACCCCGTGCCTCCAGGTATGAGAGGGCCTCCTCCCATGCCTCCACCCGGCTATGGtgctcctcgtcctcctccctTTGGCTTCCAGAGAGGTCCTCTTATGCCACCGAGGCCCCCCGGTGCCCCACCTAGGGTTCCTATGAGGGCCCCAATGCCACCGTAA
- the LOC121913378 gene encoding polyadenylate-binding protein 1A-like, whose product MNPSAPSYPMASLYVGDLHQDVTEAMLYEKFSPAGAILSIRVCRDMITRRSLGYAYVNFQQPADAERALDTMNFDVIKGRPVRIMWSQRDPSLRKSGVGNIFIKNLDKSIDNKALYDTFSAFGNILSCKVVCDENGSKGYGFVHFETQEAAERAIEKMNGMLLNDRKVFVGRFKSRKEREAELGARAKEFTNVYIKNFGDDMDDEKLRELFSKYGNAMSIRVMTDDSGKSRGFGFVSFERHEDAQKAVDEMNGKEMNGKLIYVGRAQKKVERQTELKRKFEQMKQDRMTRYQGVNLYVKNLDDGIDDERLRKEFSPFGTITSAKVMMEGGRSKGFGFVCFSSPEEATKAVTEMNGRIVATKPLYVALAQRKEERQAHLTNQYMQRMASVRAVPNPVINPYQPAPPSGYFMAAIPQAQNRAAYYPAAGQMAQLRPSPRWTTGGVRPQHFQNMPGAMRPSAPRPQTFGAMRPASQVPRMMSTQRVAAQTMGPRPASAAAAAAAPVRGVPQYKYAAGVRNPQQHMNTQPQVNMQQPAVHVQGQEPLTASMLAAAPPQEQKQMLGERLFPLIQNMHPSLAGKITGMLLEIDNSELLHMLESPESLRSKVDEAVAVLQAHQAKEAAQKTVTNSAGVPSV is encoded by the exons ATGAACCCCAGTGCTCCCAGTTACCCCATGGCCTCCCTGTACGTCGGAGACCTGCATCAAGATGTGACCGAGGCCATGCTGTACGAGAAATTCAGCCCAGCCGGAGCTATCTTGTCGATCCGGGTCTGTAGGGACATGATCACCCGGCGTTCCCTTGGATACGCCTATGTCAACTTCCAACAGCCAGCGGACG CCGAGCGCGCTCTGGACACCATGAACTTTGACGTGATCAAGGGGCGGCCTGTGCGCATCATGTGGTCACAGCGGGATCCCTCACTGAGAAAGAGCGGCGTGGGAAATATCTTCATCAAGAACCTTGACAAGTCCATCGACAACAAGGCCCTGTACGACACTTTCTCTGCTTTTGGCAACATCCTGTCATGCAAG GTGGTTTGTGACGAGAATGGCTCTAAGGGCTACGGCTTTGTGCATTTTGAGACTCAAGAAGCAGCCGAGCGAGCCATTGAGAAAATGAATGGCATGCTGCTCAATGACCGAAAAGT ATTTGTGGGTCGCTTCAAATCTCGCAAAGAGCGCGAGGCTGAGCTGGGTGCCCGAGCCAAGGAGTTTACAAATGTCTACATTAAAAACTTTGGTGATGACATGGATGATGAGAAGCTGCGGGAACTCTTCAGTAAATACG GAAACGCCATGAGTATCCGTGTCATGACAGATGACAGCGGAAAGTCTCGAGGCTTCGGTTTTGTCAGCTTTGAGAGGCACGAGGACGCTCAGAAG gcagtggatgAGATGAATGGGAAGGAGATGAACGGTAAGCTGATCTATGTCGGCCGTGCCCAGAAGAAGGTGGAGCGACAGACAGAGCTCAAGCGCAAATTTGAGCAAATGAAACAAGACCGCATGACTCGCTACCAG ggtGTCAATTTGTACGTGAAGAACCTTGATGATGGAATTGACGATGAACGCCTGAGAAAGGAGTTCTCGCCATTCGGCACCATAACCAGTGCGAAG GTGATGATGGAAGGCGGGCGCAGCAAAGGCTTTGGCTTCGTCTGCTTCTCGTCACCAGAAGAGGCCACCAAAGCGGTGACAGAAATGAATGGACGCATTGTAGCCACCAAGCCATTGTATGTGGCCCTGGCCCAGAGAAAGGAAGAGCGTCAAGCCCACCTGACCAACCAGTACATGCAGCGTATGGCCAGTGTGCGTGCAGTACCGAACCCTGTCATCAATCCTTACCAGCCAGCGCCGCCCTCTGGCTACTTCATGGCAGCCATTCCTCAGGCCCAGAACCGTGCTGCTTACTACCCAGCTGCTGGCCAGATGGCTCAGCTCCGCCCGAGCCCACGCTGGACCACAGGAGGTGTGCGGCCACAAC actTCCAGAACATGCCAGGTGCCATGCGTCCCTCAGCACCACGCCCTCAGACCTTCGGTGCCATGCGGCCCGCCTCCCAGGTGCCCCGCATGATGTCCACCCAGCGTGTCG CTGCTCAGACTATGGGCCCCCGACCAGCCTCCGCAGCCGCCGCCGCAGCCGCTCCAGTGCGCGGAGTCCCTCAGTACAAATATGCCGCAGGAGTCCGCAACCCCCAGCAGCACATGAACACTCAGCCACAGGTCAACATGCAGCAG cCTGCTGTCCATGTTCAGGGACAAGAGCCTCTGACTGCTTCCATGCTGGCCGCAGCTCCACCACAGGAACAGAAGCAGATGCTGG GTGAGCGTCTGTTTCCACTGATCCAGAACATGCACCCGAGCCTGGCAGGGAAGATCACCGGCATGCTGCTGGAGATTGACAACTCAGAGTTGCTCCACATGCTGGAGTCCCCCGAGTCTCTCCGCTCGAAG GTGGATGAGGCGGTGGCTGTGCTTCAGGCCCACCAGGCCAAGGAGGCCGCCCAGAAGACTGTGACAAATTCAGCTGGTGTCCCAAGTGTCTGA